Within Synechococcus sp. NB0720_010, the genomic segment GGCTCCGGTCTGCCGGCCCTGCTGCCCCCGGGCTGGACCGTGACGGGTATTGATTTAGGGCGCGGTCAGCTGCGCCTGAACCAGGCCGGTCAGCAGCGGGTGCTCAGTCTTTAAGGGCGAGGGAACAGGCGGCCACGAGCCCATCGAGGTCATGGGGGTTGGCCTCCGCATCAACGCGCCCCAGGAGCGCCTGGAGTGTTTTTGAGGTTTGCGGGCCAATCGAAATCAGTCGCACCCGCTCCAGCGGCTCCCTCCAGTTCTCGCCGAACTGCTGCTCCAGCAGTTGGATGGTGTGTTGCACGGTCTTGCCGCTGCTGAAGGTGATGGCATCGACTCGTCCCTCGGCCAGGGCCGTGGCGGTGGCCGCAGGCAGCGCTTCGGGGCAGCGCGATTCGTAGGCCGCCACTTCCACCACCCGTGCTCCGGCCTCGCCAAAGGCTTCCGCCAGCAGGGTCCGTCCACCGCTCTGGACCCGCGGCAGCAGCAGCCGGAGGCCCCAGCCGGAGACAGGGAAATGCTCAATCAGGCTGTCGGCGACGAAGGCCGGCGGCACGAAATCAGCGGCCGCCCCCAGCTCATCGAGGCGCGCCGCTGTTTTGCGGCCGACCGCGGCGATCTTGAGGCTGCTGGGCCGCCGGGCCAGGCTGCTGCCCTGGCGCTGCAGCCGCTGCTCCACGGCATCGACCCCATTGCTGCTGGAGACGATCAGCCAGTGGAACTCCTCGAGCTCCGCCAGGGCGTCATCGAGGGGGCCCCACTCATCGGGTGGGCCAATCACCAGGGCAGGGAGATCGAGGACGCTGGCTCCCGCCTGCTCGAAGAGCTGCCGGGCCGTCCCCAGTTGCTGCTCAGCCCGAGTGACCGCGATGGTGCGTCCCTGGAGCGCCATCCCTCAGCCCTCGAGCTTGACCAGTTCTCCGGCTTGCTTGTGCAGCCGCTGGGCCTCCTGGGTGCGTCCCTGGTCAATCAGCAGTTGGATCGCCTCACGGAAGCTGCCGCGGGAACCATCGATGTCGCCGCCCAGCAAGAGGGCGACGGCCAGGTTCTGGTGGGTTTCGGCATGGCCGGGATTGACCCGTTTGGCTTCGCGGTAGGCCTCCAGGGCCCCGGCGAGATTGCCCTGTTTGCGGCGGATCAGGCCGAGGTTGTACCAGCCCAGTCCGATCTCAGGGGCGACGCGGGTGGCGCGGGCGCTGAGGGCTTCCGCCTCCTCCAGCTGTCCGAGCTGCAGCAGCAGGGCCGACAGGTTCAGCTGGGCCGCCAGGTTCAGCCGCGGTGCCAGGGGGATCTCCAGGGCTTGGCGGTAGTAGCGCTCCGCTTGCTGGGGGTCGCGGCTGGCTTCCGCGAGGGCCAGGTGCAGCAGCAGCTCGTAGCGCTCCGGTTGGGCTTCGCTTGGGCAGTTCGCCAGGCCCTCCTGCAGCAGCTTCAGGCCCCGCTCGAGGTTGCCTTCGGCGACCTCCAGGCTGCCCAACTTGGCGCAGGCATAGGGGTCGCCGGGACGGCTCTGCAGCTCGGCCTCCATCGCCTGGCGCAACCGCTCGGGTTTGTTGCCTTGAGCCAAGAGCTCTGGGCGGTAGCCGTCGTGATCGATGGCGGGCTCGGAGCAGTCGGCGATGCGCCACTGCGGCTCTTCCTTGAGCAGTTCTGCCACGCTGTCGTCAATCATCGAGTGATAGGCCCGGCTCCAGCAGATGCGCGGATGGCGGCGGAAGAGCCGACTGACGTTGGAGTAGGGCGACTGGATCGCGCCGCGCTCATGGCGCAGCAGGTTGATCACCAGCACATCCGGTTGCGCCATGAGGGCCCGCAGGGGCTTCCAGGCCTCCGGTTTGAGCCGTTCATCGGCGTCCAGCACCAGCACCCAGTCGCCTTGCACCATCTCGAGCGCTTGGTTGCGGGCGGGGGCAAAGTCCCCGGGCCACTCGATCGCCTCCACCCGGGCACCGGCGGCCTGGGCCAAGGCGACGGTGTTGTCCTTGGAGCCGGTGTCCACCACCACCAGCTCATCGGCAAAGCCTTGGACGGACCGCAGGCAGTCCTCGATTTGTCCGGCTTCATCCCGAACGATCATCGAGAGGCTGAGCATGGTGGGTGCCGGCGGCCGCAGAAGACGGCCCGAGGCTAGTGGCAGTGGCTCGCTTAGTCGGTAAAGCCGCCCTCCAGCGCCGCCTCGGGCAACCCCAGGGCCGCGAGCACCTGAGCCTGGGCCTGGGGCATCTGCGCCGGGCTGTAGGCGGCGGGTAGATCCGGCGGCAGGAGGTGTTCGAGGGCCTGCCAGAGGTAGGGACTGCCGTAGACCGCCAGAGCAGCCAGGCGCTGGGCCGCCAGCAGTTGTCGCACCACCTGGGGCCAGGGTTCATCGCCGCCGGCACTGCCGCGGAAGGGATTCCCCCGCACCAGCAGTTGCAGCAGGACCGGGCCGTCCGGCAGGCGATCCAAAGCCAGAGGTGCCTCGGGGTCTGGGTTCCAGGGGCTGGGGCTACGGGCGTCGATCAGCCGTGCCTCGTAGCCAAGGGCGGCGGGCCGCAGCAGGGCCGGGGCCACCAGGGGCAGCTGCGGCGCGTTGAGTTGGTTGTCCAGTCGGATCAGGTTCAGCCCCGGTCCGGGGGGCAGCTGGCCCGGTCCTTGGCGAATCAGGCTGAGGGCAAGCAGTTCAGCGCTCAGCTGCCGCTCGCCCGGGCTGATCAGCTGCTCCAGCGGTTCCTGGGCAGGCGAGCAGCGGGCCAGGGCCTCCCGGCGTCGCTGGAGGCTGGCGTCCACGTGCGCTTGGCTGATCCGGCCGCTCTGGACCGCGTCGACCAGTCCATCGAGCGCCTCCTGGGCATTGGCGGGCATCAGGATCAGATCAGCCCCCGCTTCAAAGGCCAGAACGGCCGCTTCGGCGCTGCCGTGGTGCTGGCTGATCGCCTCCATCACCAGCGCGTCGGTTACCACCAGGCCTTGGAAGCCCAGGTCCCCCCGCAGCAGCTGAG encodes:
- a CDS encoding uroporphyrinogen-III synthase, with protein sequence MALQGRTIAVTRAEQQLGTARQLFEQAGASVLDLPALVIGPPDEWGPLDDALAELEEFHWLIVSSSNGVDAVEQRLQRQGSSLARRPSSLKIAAVGRKTAARLDELGAAADFVPPAFVADSLIEHFPVSGWGLRLLLPRVQSGGRTLLAEAFGEAGARVVEVAAYESRCPEALPAATATALAEGRVDAITFSSGKTVQHTIQLLEQQFGENWREPLERVRLISIGPQTSKTLQALLGRVDAEANPHDLDGLVAACSLALKD
- a CDS encoding glycoside hydrolase family 3 N-terminal domain-containing protein, with translation MEASELRRQLASLLVVRGSGHARDHQRRYPRWELSNAELRQLLGEGVGGVILLGGSAEELRLRCEQLQGWAAEPLLLCADVEEGVGQRFEGASWLAPPLALGGLHQRKPQRAEALAEGYGRCTGRQARLLGLNWVLGPVCDVNNNPSNPVINVRAWGETARTAGALAAAFVRGCQDEGVLACAKHFPGHGDTSCDSHLELPELPHDRGRLDQIELPPFQQAIAAGVASVMTAHLRLPALDPKRPATLSKAVLTQLLRGDLGFQGLVVTDALVMEAISQHHGSAEAAVLAFEAGADLILMPANAQEALDGLVDAVQSGRISQAHVDASLQRRREALARCSPAQEPLEQLISPGERQLSAELLALSLIRQGPGQLPPGPGLNLIRLDNQLNAPQLPLVAPALLRPAALGYEARLIDARSPSPWNPDPEAPLALDRLPDGPVLLQLLVRGNPFRGSAGGDEPWPQVVRQLLAAQRLAALAVYGSPYLWQALEHLLPPDLPAAYSPAQMPQAQAQVLAALGLPEAALEGGFTD
- a CDS encoding glycosyltransferase, which encodes MLSLSMIVRDEAGQIEDCLRSVQGFADELVVVDTGSKDNTVALAQAAGARVEAIEWPGDFAPARNQALEMVQGDWVLVLDADERLKPEAWKPLRALMAQPDVLVINLLRHERGAIQSPYSNVSRLFRRHPRICWSRAYHSMIDDSVAELLKEEPQWRIADCSEPAIDHDGYRPELLAQGNKPERLRQAMEAELQSRPGDPYACAKLGSLEVAEGNLERGLKLLQEGLANCPSEAQPERYELLLHLALAEASRDPQQAERYYRQALEIPLAPRLNLAAQLNLSALLLQLGQLEEAEALSARATRVAPEIGLGWYNLGLIRRKQGNLAGALEAYREAKRVNPGHAETHQNLAVALLLGGDIDGSRGSFREAIQLLIDQGRTQEAQRLHKQAGELVKLEG